The proteins below come from a single Asanoa ferruginea genomic window:
- a CDS encoding WXG100 family type VII secretion target, producing the protein MGQPFLVDAATLHKAAGDVRSTRSDVDGDLKRLGGVLDDLAVAWQGQASAGFQTLMQRWTGDVTKLLTALDNIADLLDQGGTTHQVNDEQQNEMINKFNSALNP; encoded by the coding sequence ATGGGTCAGCCGTTCCTGGTTGATGCCGCGACGCTCCACAAAGCTGCGGGGGATGTGCGGTCGACGAGGTCTGATGTCGACGGTGATCTCAAGCGGCTTGGGGGCGTGTTGGACGATCTGGCTGTCGCATGGCAGGGCCAGGCGTCCGCGGGGTTCCAGACTTTGATGCAGCGCTGGACTGGTGATGTCACCAAGCTGCTGACCGCGTTGGACAACATCGCGGACCTGCTCGACCAGGGTGGCACGACGCACCAGGTCAACGACGAGCAGCAGAACGAGATGATCAACAAGTTCAACTCGGCCCTGAACCCGTAG
- a CDS encoding WXG100 family type VII secretion target, whose product MSQPIQVSYAALENAQSQMQSISKGIEGRLDSLRSQLQQMQWNGSDREAYQGYQAQWDAAVADINAILHEIGAAVGTANQNYQSTESNNAKVWR is encoded by the coding sequence ATGTCGCAGCCGATCCAAGTCAGCTACGCCGCGCTGGAAAACGCGCAGTCCCAGATGCAGTCCATCTCCAAGGGCATCGAGGGTCGCCTCGACAGTCTCCGTTCGCAGCTGCAGCAGATGCAGTGGAACGGTTCCGACCGCGAGGCCTACCAGGGCTATCAGGCGCAATGGGATGCAGCCGTCGCCGACATCAACGCGATCCTGCACGAGATCGGTGCCGCCGTCGGCACCGCCAACCAGAACTACCAGAGCACCGAGTCCAACAACGCGAAGGTCTGGCGCTGA